A window of Loxodonta africana isolate mLoxAfr1 chromosome 3, mLoxAfr1.hap2, whole genome shotgun sequence genomic DNA:
ACCGAGCTGCTGATCCGCAAGCTGCCGTTCCAGCGGCTGGTGCGCGAGATCGCGCAGGACTTCAAGACGGACCTGCGCTTCCAGAGCTCGGCCGTGATGGCGCTGCAGGAGGCGAGCGAGGCCTACCTGGTGGGGCTGTTTGAAGACACGAACCTGTGCGCCATCCACGCCAAGCGCGTGACCATCATGCCCAAAGACATCCAGCTGGCCCGCCGCATCCGCGGGGAGCGGGCTTAAGGCATGCATCTTTAAGTAGGCAATCTAAAGGCTCTTTTCAGAGCCACCCACATTTTCATCAAGAGCAGCTGTACCAGTGTTTCAGCTGATGTTGGTTTACccgtcttagtcttcaagggttTAGGCCAGAGGGATTAAGGGAGACAGGCGGTCGCACGTGGCGGCTAGTGAAGCCATGAAACCAGAACGCGTGGTGCTTTGTCGACTGGCAGACGCTAGAGGGAGCAGTAAAGGCATAGTCTAGGCAGTTCCTGCCAAGTCCGCCTTTTACTTTGCGCTCTGGCTTGTGGGCATTTAAAGTCCAGATCGCCAGTCTTCAATAATAAGGGGAAAAcatgcaaaaagatggaatctaCATAAGCAGTCGTCTATAACACGTTGCAAGATGCTCCTACAAGGTGCACTCTGAATATAAAAGTTAACACTATTTGAAAACAAACATCCTGTGTGGTAACTGTTGGGATGGGAATCTGGGTCAGATGAGAGGTGAAATCGTCTTGCTCCAAGTAGTTCAACCCGATTTAAACTCAGGAAAAGAATGGGGGCAGAAGATACTGCGATGGGTCCTGAATGTGTAAGATCCGACCGGATGGACATGGGTGGAGACAAGTTCCTTTAAAATACTATGAAACCTCTCTTGGTTCGCGTTGGAAAGTGTTACAAATCTTGTTTCAGACTATCTTCCTTATTGTTTAATATAG
This region includes:
- the LOC135230789 gene encoding histone H3, whose protein sequence is MARTKQTARKSTGGKAPRKQLATKAARKSAPATGGVKKPHRYRPGTVALREIRRYQKSTELLIRKLPFQRLVREIAQDFKTDLRFQSSAVMALQEASEAYLVGLFEDTNLCAIHAKRVTIMPKDIQLARRIRGERA